The proteins below come from a single Cyanobacteriota bacterium genomic window:
- a CDS encoding TOBE domain-containing protein, whose product MEISARNALKGSVKALVVGAVNAEVTVEVAPGVEVVAVITKSSA is encoded by the coding sequence ATGGAAATTAGTGCACGGAATGCTTTGAAGGGCAGCGTTAAAGCCTTGGTAGTTGGAGCCGTAAACGCAGAAGTAACAGTAGAAGTGGCTCCAGGGGTTGAGGTGGTGGCAGTAATCACCAAATCTTCGGC